From the Neobacillus sp. PS3-34 genome, the window GACTGACAAAGTGCATACGAGATTCAATCAGGCACTTACGCAAACGGGAAGATTAAGCTCAACCGATCCAAACCTGCAGAATATTCCTATTCGACTCGAGGAAGGGAAAAAAATCCGTCAGGCTTTCATCCCTTCAGAAAAAGACTGGGTAATTTTTGCAGCCGACTATTCACAAATTGAACTTCGCGTTCTTGCTCATATTGCAGGGGATGAAAAATTGATTCAGGCGTTTAAAGAGGATCTTGATATTCATACGAAAACGGCAATGGAGGTTTTTCACGTCAACGCAGAAGAAGTGACTTCCAATATGAGGCGCCATGCTAAAGCGGTAAACTTTGGCATCGTGTACGGAATAAGTGATTTTGGCCTTTCCCAAAGCCTAAGTATTTCGCGTAAGGAAGCTGGTAAGTTTATCGACCGTTATTTGGAAAGCTATCCCGGTGTAAAAGAATATATGGACGACATTGTACAGCTTGCAAAACAGAAAGGATACGTAACGACTTTAATGCAAAGAAGGCGTTACATCCCTGAAATAACAAGCCGCAATTTCAACCTGCGGGGCTTCGCAGAAAGAACAGCAATGAATACTCCGATACAGGGGAGTGCGGCGGATATCATAAAAAAAGCAATGATTGATATGGCTGCAAAGCTTCAGGAGCATGGGTTAAAATCACGCCTTCTCCTTCAGGTTCATGATGAACTGATTTTTGAGGCACCTAAGGATGAAATTGAAACGCTGAAAAAGCTTGTTCCAGAGGTTATGGAAAATGCTATTGAACTAAAAGTACCGCTTAAAGTTGATTATTCATACGGACCAACATGGTTCGATGCGAAATAGAGGGCTGCATTTCCGTCCTCACTATGTAAGGAGGAAATAATATGCCAGAGCTTCCAGAGGTTGAAACCGTCAGAAAGACTTTAATTCAGCTGGTCCAAAATAAAAAAATTAAGGATATTACTGTTCTTTGGCCTAAAATAGTGAAACACCCAGAAGAGGTTGAGCAGTTTATTGATGCTTTAATAGGTGAAACTATTGTGGATGTAGGCAGAAGAGGGAAATTCCTGATTATCTATACAGAGAAATTTGCTTTGGTATCCCATTTGAGGATGGAAGGAAAATACGGATTATATCCAGCAGAAGAGCTTCCGGATAAACATATGCACGTTATTTTCCAGTTTACGGACGGAACAGAATTAAGGTACCGGGACGTACGGAAATTCGGTACGATGCACCTCTTCATAAAGGGTGAGGAGTTTCTTTATCCTCCCCTTGATCAGTTGGGCCTGAGCCATTTTCACCTGAGTTCACGCTCGATTTCCTGCAGGAAAAGCTGGCAAAAACCAACCGGAAAGTGAAAACAGCCCTGCTCGATCAAAAGGTTTTTGTCGGCCTTGGCAATATTTATGTTGATGAGGCGCTTTTCAGAGCAGGCATCCATCCAGAGCGGCAGGCTTTTGATTTATCAACGGAGGAATTGGAGAGGCTGCACCAGGAGATTATCTCAACCCTTGAGGAGGCAGTTGAAAAAGGCGGAAGCACCATTCGATCATATGTTAATTCCCAGGGGCAAATCGGTATGTTCCAGCTAGAACTGTTTGTTTACGGCCGTAAAGGTGAGGAATGTAAAAATTGTGGTACACCACTTGAGAAAATAGTTGTAGGCGGCAGGGGAACTACCTTTTGTCCGACATGCCAACCACTATAAAATTTCATTTCGGTACAAAGGTGCTTAAGCATGGCTATGATTAAACATGCGAGGGTAACACTATTAAATAATGCTTTTCTTTGAATAACACTGGATAGGCTCCTTCCATATACTATCGTGATGATTGACAGGAAGGAGCTCTACTCATGATTCAGATTTTCTCACTTCTCTTCCTCGCTTTTGCTGTCAGTCTTGACAGTTTTAGTGTTGGTTTTACCTACGGACTCCGGAAGATGGAAATGCCATTTAAATCTGCACTGATCATTGCAGGCTGTTCAGCCAGTTCCTTGATGCTTGCAGTTTCCATCGGGCATGGGCTCCAAAGGATTTTTTCTCCAAAAATCACGGCCGCACTTGGAGGGATTATTCTTATTGCCCTTGGCGCGTGGGTTTTATTTCAATTTTTTATGCCGGAGAAAAACAAAGAACAGCAAAGCGTTGAAAAAACAATCGTAAATTTTGAAATCCGTTCGCTGGGGTTGGTGATCAATATTTTAAAAAGGCCGCTTCGGCCGATTTTGACCATTCAGGCACCATAACTGGCATAGAAGCCCTCATGCTTGGAGTCGCTTTATCCCTTGATGCATTTGGTGCAGGTGTTGGAGCAGCAATGCTTGGTTATTCACCCATCTACCTTGCTATTTCCGTAGCAGTCATGAGTTCGCTTTTCGTTCTTATGGGGATAAAGTGCGGTGTTTTTTTTTCAAAAAGTGAATGGGTTCAAAAACTTACCTTTTTACCAGGTGTAATGCTTATCTTTATTGGTATATGGAAATTATGATCGTTTGAAAGGAAAAGAAAATGGCGCTAATCATTGGACTTACTGGCGGTATCGCCAGTGGAAAAAGTACTGTTTCCAATATGTTAAAAGAAATGGGAATAACCGTTATAGATGCCGATATTGAAGCACGGATTGCTGTCAATATTAGCGAGCCTGCTTATCAGCTGATTTTGGAACGCTTTGGAACCGAAATACTCCAGCATGACGGTGAGATCGACAGGCAAAAGTTAGGTGCTGTAATTTTTCAGGATGAAGAAAAAAGGATTCTTTTGAATGAAATTGTACATCCAGAGGTCCGTAGGAGAATGACTGAAAAAAAGAGGCAGCTATAAAAAGAGGAGAAAAAGTGGTAGTTCTCGATATTCCGCTGCTTTTCGAAAGCAAATTGACTTATATGGTTGATAAAACGATCCTTGTCTATGTGGATGCGGCTGTTCAATTAAATCGTTTAATTAAGAGAAACGGACTGTCTGAAGAGGAGGCTCTCGCGAGAATAAATTCACAGAAACCTCTTCATGAAAAAAGGGCTTTGGCCAATGCCGTTATCGATAATAACGGAAGCTTGATTGATACAGAAAGACAGCTAAAGGAAATATTACAAAACTGGCTTGATATAGATATCGTATAACTTATTGGGAAGGGGAAACCTTCTCTTTTTTTATGAATTTTTTTCGTGTAAATAAAATTTCTGAATTATAGAACTTTTTCATTTTTTGGAACTTTGGGTATCACAAAAGATTTTAAATATGTTATACTAATAGCAATAATACAAGTCAATAAGTATAACACTAATGCGGAAGGAGCCATACAATGAAAGCGAGAATAGCAATTAACGGTTTTGGAAGAATCGGCAGAATGGTTTTTAGAAAAGCCATCCTTGAAAATAAGCTTGAGGTTGTAGCGATAAACGCAAGCTATCCGGCTGAAACATTAGCGCATTTATTAAAATATGATACGAATCACGGCCAGTTTGAAGGGGAAGTGGTTCCATTAGATAACGAACTAATCGTAAATGGAAAAAGGGTACGATTACTAAATAACCGGAATCCTGAACAGCTTCCATGGAAAGAAATGGACATCGACATTGTGATTGAAGCCACTGGAAAATTCAATTCCTATGACAAAGCCAGCCTCCATCTCGAAGCAGGTGCGAAAAAAGTGATTTTGACTGCGCCTGGGAAGAACGAAGATATTACAATTGTAATGGGAGTTAATGAGGGGCAGCTTGATCCAAATATTCATCATGTTATCTCAAATGCTTCCTGTACAACAAACTGCCTTGCACCTGTAGTGAAGGTGCTTGATGAGAAGTTTGGTATTGAGAATGGTCTGATGACAACTGTCCATGCTTACACAAACGACCAGAAGAATATTGATAATCCACATAAAGACTTAAGAAGGGCACGTGCCTGCGGGCAATCCATCATTCCAACTTCCACCGGGGCTGCAAAGGCGCTGGCACTTGTGCTGCCGCAGCTTAAAGGAAAAATACATGGAATGGCTTTGCGTGTTCCGACACCTAATGTTTCACTTGTCGATCTAGTTGTCGACTTAAAACAGGAAGTGACACTTGACGATGTCAATGATGCATTTATTGAAGCTGCAAATGGGCCATTAAAGGGTATACTTGGATTCACAATTGAACCACTGGTTTCCGTTGACTTTAATACAAATGAGCATTCAGCTGTGATTGACGGACTTTCAACAATAGTCATGGGAGGCCGGAAGGTAAAGGTATTGGCCTGGTATGACAATGAATGGGGCTACTCTTCACGTGTGGTCGATCTTACTATGTTTGTTGCAGAGGAAATGTCACGTTCCTCTCAAATTAAAGTAGGCTAAATATTTAGATTCACCAAAATTGCTGTCCTATGGCAGGCAATTTTTTTGTATGTCAAAAATAGCCTAGCCCCCCAAAAGCGTGCATAAATTCTCTTGAAAAAATTTTAATTTGATAGGTTGCAAAAAAAATATAAACAAAGTATACTAGTCATCGTGAACTTCTTGAAATTAGGTAACGATTAATTACTTAAAGGGTTAGGACCTCTCTGGACTAACTTTCCCCCGTGGTAATTACAAAGATACCGTCAGTATAAGGGTTTCAAGGATGAAACGAAAATCCTGAAGGGGGAAATATGAATATGGAAACTATGGGACGTCACGTAATCTCTGAATTATGGGGATGCGACTTTGAAAAACTGAATGACATGGATTTTATTGAACAAACGTTTGTTGAAGCTGCTTTAAAATCAGGTGCAGAAATCCGCGAGGTTGCTTTTCATAAATTTGCGCCACAAGGTGTCAGCGGAGTAGTTATCATTTCTGAATCTCACTTAACAATTCACAGCTTCCCAGAACATGGCTATGCAAGTATTGATGTGTACACTTGCGGTGACTTAAATCCTAACATTGCTGCTGATTACATTGCAGAAGCTCTTAATGCTCAAACTCGTGAAAATATCGAAATTCCACGCGGTATGGGTCCTGTCAATGTAAAACAGGCGAAAGTCCTTTAAT encodes:
- a CDS encoding glyceraldehyde-3-phosphate dehydrogenase, whose protein sequence is MKARIAINGFGRIGRMVFRKAILENKLEVVAINASYPAETLAHLLKYDTNHGQFEGEVVPLDNELIVNGKRVRLLNNRNPEQLPWKEMDIDIVIEATGKFNSYDKASLHLEAGAKKVILTAPGKNEDITIVMGVNEGQLDPNIHHVISNASCTTNCLAPVVKVLDEKFGIENGLMTTVHAYTNDQKNIDNPHKDLRRARACGQSIIPTSTGAAKALALVLPQLKGKIHGMALRVPTPNVSLVDLVVDLKQEVTLDDVNDAFIEAANGPLKGILGFTIEPLVSVDFNTNEHSAVIDGLSTIVMGGRKVKVLAWYDNEWGYSSRVVDLTMFVAEEMSRSSQIKVG
- the speD gene encoding adenosylmethionine decarboxylase yields the protein METMGRHVISELWGCDFEKLNDMDFIEQTFVEAALKSGAEIREVAFHKFAPQGVSGVVIISESHLTIHSFPEHGYASIDVYTCGDLNPNIAADYIAEALNAQTRENIEIPRGMGPVNVKQAKVL